The segment AACTTGAAGAGCGCCTCAGTGCAATGGGATATGAGGTGGCAGGGATGGCTGCCTCTGGTGAAGAGAGCATCGAGAAAGCGAGACGATTGGGACCAGATCTTATTCTTATGGATATCGTGATGCCTGGAAAGATGAATGGCATTGATGCGGCAAAGATCATCACCACTGAATTACATATCCCTGTTGTTTTTATCACTGCATATGCAGATGATGCCATCATCGCAAAAGCGAAGAGTGTACGGCCCTACGGGTATATCGTCAAACCCTTCAACGAACTGGAGATAAAAGCTGCTATTGAAGTAGCATTATTTCGCAGATCAGCAGAGCAGGAAGAAGAGAGATCAGTCAGATCAATTCACCGGAAAATTCCTTCATCGCCTGATGCTGACCAGATTGATGGAGACGTGACCTATCTGGATCGACCTGAAATAAAAACTGTGTTACTTGAAGATATCTTCACTGATATCATGCTCTTTCTGTATACGGATCAGGCTGAGAAAGATCCCATCTTTAAATTTGCAATAGAGGAAGGGATAAAGAAAGGTGGACGTAATCTGTTTGCCTATTCTCATTCTACACTCCAGAAATACTTCCCTAAAGAGATCTCAAAACACGAACTCTACATCCACCGGATAAAAATCAACGAACTCTACACACTCCTGTCTATTCTGGAAAAATGTACCGACTCGCTTCTCTATGAAGGCACAAAAGATTCACTCCAGATTCTTATTGATTTTTCAGAGACAGAAGAGT is part of the Methanospirillum lacunae genome and harbors:
- a CDS encoding response regulator; the protein is MSKILIVDDEAIITMQLEERLSAMGYEVAGMAASGEESIEKARRLGPDLILMDIVMPGKMNGIDAAKIITTELHIPVVFITAYADDAIIAKAKSVRPYGYIVKPFNELEIKAAIEVALFRRSAEQEEERSVRSIHRKIPSSPDADQIDGDVTYLDRPEIKTVLLEDIFTDIMLFLYTDQAEKDPIFKFAIEEGIKKGGRNLFAYSHSTLQKYFPKEISKHELYIHRIKINELYTLLSILEKCTDSLLYEGTKDSLQILIDFSETEEFDEIIAIKNLLIDKKKSGTLISGMIALNIGKMDHTLIKVLAEGISRIIVSTGKETTLSFAHHTYPVDSLSVVPQSTIDDVVKKLLEPVVLSLLDKPVSGYDIVHEIHSRYQVLIPQARVYTLLHDLLENGYLEIRISGKSKLYCPTDKGKIHINQKLNDFKKVFEHILGGGRGLPTNDTDSRM